The Cellulophaga sp. L1A9 genome window below encodes:
- the nagB gene encoding glucosamine-6-phosphate deaminase, with the protein MKARKIMQATLEKDNEIIKFEKINTIVHTSSEEASLYVAKEIVHLIKERQKESKTVVLGLATGSTPTKVYEYLVQFHKEDGLSFSNVITFNLDEYFPMHADSIHSYVRFMNEHLFDHIDIKKENIHIPDGTRTLENVKEFCEGYETKIEKSGGIDIQILGIGRTGHIGFNEPGSSLSSKTRVVRLDRVTLLDAASDFFGLENVPSKAITMGVGTIMAARRIILMAWGEGKAQIIKQAVEGEIRESIPATFLQQHGNCDFILDNAAASSLTRIYNPWLVGECIWTDDLIKKATIWLSEKLDKAILKLTNEDYSEHGMGSLIADIGSAENINLKVFNTLQRTITGWPGGKPNADDTNRPERKGPFPKTSLIFSPHPDDDVISMGGTLLRLVDQGHYVHVAYQTSGNIAVFDDEVIRFLVFALEVQPDNKELQVQFDKIRNFLKNKKRGEIDSPEIQRIKGLIRKGEALSACRYCGVEEENAHFQNLPFYETGTVKKKPHSQEDIQITYDLLNKLKPTQVFAAGDLSDPHGTHRVCLKVVFEAFAQLKRDKVAWIEDCYLWLYRGAWQEWDIADMEMTIPIGPKDMQRKKNAIFKHQSQKDAAMFPGNDDREFWQRAEQRNKETARKYNALGLAEYEAMESFVRYKF; encoded by the coding sequence ATTAAAGCACGAAAGATTATGCAGGCAACACTTGAAAAAGATAATGAGATTATCAAATTTGAAAAAATTAACACCATTGTTCACACTAGCTCTGAAGAAGCATCCTTATATGTTGCAAAAGAGATTGTTCATCTTATTAAAGAAAGACAAAAAGAATCTAAAACCGTTGTATTAGGTTTAGCTACCGGCTCTACCCCAACAAAGGTTTATGAGTACTTAGTACAATTTCACAAAGAAGATGGCTTAAGTTTTAGCAATGTAATCACCTTTAATTTGGATGAATATTTTCCGATGCATGCTGATTCTATTCATAGCTATGTGCGTTTTATGAACGAACACTTATTTGACCATATTGATATCAAGAAAGAAAATATTCATATCCCTGATGGAACACGAACATTAGAAAATGTTAAGGAGTTTTGTGAAGGGTACGAGACTAAAATCGAAAAATCTGGCGGTATCGATATTCAAATATTAGGCATCGGTAGAACAGGACATATAGGATTTAATGAACCTGGCTCTTCACTCTCAAGTAAAACACGTGTAGTAAGACTTGATAGAGTTACTTTATTAGATGCTGCAAGTGATTTCTTCGGACTAGAAAATGTTCCTTCAAAGGCAATCACTATGGGCGTTGGTACCATAATGGCTGCAAGAAGAATTATATTGATGGCTTGGGGTGAAGGGAAAGCTCAGATTATCAAACAAGCAGTAGAAGGTGAAATTCGTGAATCTATTCCCGCCACGTTCCTACAACAACATGGCAATTGCGATTTCATTTTAGACAATGCAGCAGCTTCTAGCCTTACAAGAATATATAACCCTTGGTTGGTCGGTGAATGTATTTGGACAGATGATTTGATTAAAAAAGCTACTATTTGGCTCTCTGAGAAATTAGATAAAGCCATACTAAAACTTACCAACGAAGATTATAGTGAGCATGGTATGGGAAGTTTAATAGCGGATATAGGTTCTGCTGAAAACATCAACCTTAAAGTCTTCAATACCTTACAAAGAACGATAACAGGTTGGCCCGGTGGCAAGCCTAATGCCGATGATACGAATAGACCTGAACGAAAAGGACCGTTTCCAAAAACATCGTTAATTTTCAGTCCCCACCCAGACGACGATGTGATTTCCATGGGAGGAACATTATTGCGCTTAGTAGACCAAGGACATTATGTTCATGTCGCCTATCAAACCTCAGGAAATATAGCTGTTTTTGATGATGAAGTAATTCGTTTTCTAGTTTTTGCACTCGAGGTACAACCAGATAACAAAGAGCTACAAGTACAGTTTGACAAAATTAGAAATTTTCTTAAAAACAAGAAACGTGGGGAAATTGACAGCCCTGAAATACAACGAATAAAAGGATTGATTAGAAAAGGTGAAGCACTATCTGCTTGCAGATACTGTGGTGTAGAAGAAGAAAATGCACATTTTCAAAATCTTCCCTTTTATGAAACAGGAACCGTAAAGAAAAAACCACATTCGCAAGAAGACATTCAAATAACCTATGATTTACTTAATAAACTAAAACCAACTCAAGTTTTTGCTGCAGGAGATTTATCTGATCCTCACGGCACACATAGAGTTTGCCTAAAAGTAGTATTTGAAGCTTTTGCACAGCTTAAAAGAGATAAAGTAGCTTGGATAGAAGACTGTTATTTATGGCTATATCGTGGCGCATGGCAAGAATGGGATATTGCCGATATGGAAATGACCATTCCTATTGGCCCAAAAGACATGCAACGTAAAAAGAATGCCATCTTCAAACATCAATCTCAAAAAGATGCTGCAATGTTTCCTGGTAATGACGACCGTGAATTTTGGCAGCGTGCGGAACAAAGAAACAAAGAAACTGCAAGAAAATATAATGCACTAGGCCTTGCGGAATATGAAGCCATGGAAAGCTTTGTTCGCTATAAATTTTAA
- a CDS encoding DeoR/GlpR family DNA-binding transcription regulator: MLKEERHKFILNEVALHNRVLLTDIAEQIGVSIDTIRRDVKELDAEEQLKKVHGGAIALGFTNYATTNKNIYAQEDKIIIAKKALSLIHSGSTILIHGGTTCLELAKAIPNKLEITCFTTSLAVAMELLTKKGVDVLFIGGRLSKDSQLAIGASAIHQLSEITLDYSFIGTGYVDVDYGLTEFDLESVQVKKAVIKSSKKTVLLLISEKLNSKHRYKTCEINAINTMITEIDPKNTLLDNFRKQDIRLL, from the coding sequence ATGTTAAAAGAAGAGCGACATAAGTTTATTCTTAATGAAGTAGCGCTGCATAACCGCGTATTGCTTACAGATATTGCAGAGCAAATAGGTGTTTCTATAGATACGATTCGTAGAGATGTAAAAGAATTAGATGCAGAGGAGCAATTAAAAAAAGTGCATGGAGGCGCTATCGCATTAGGGTTTACCAACTATGCTACGACCAACAAAAATATTTATGCCCAAGAGGATAAAATAATCATAGCAAAGAAGGCGTTGTCCTTAATTCACTCAGGAAGTACTATTCTTATTCATGGCGGAACAACCTGCCTAGAATTAGCAAAGGCAATTCCGAATAAATTAGAAATTACGTGCTTTACCACAAGTCTTGCTGTAGCCATGGAGTTACTTACCAAAAAAGGGGTAGATGTTTTATTTATAGGAGGAAGGCTGTCTAAAGATTCTCAATTAGCAATAGGCGCTAGTGCTATTCATCAACTTTCAGAAATTACCTTAGATTATAGTTTTATAGGTACAGGGTATGTAGATGTGGACTATGGTTTGACGGAATTTGATTTAGAAAGTGTGCAAGTAAAAAAAGCAGTGATCAAATCTTCTAAGAAAACTGTACTTTTGCTAATATCAGAAAAATTAAACTCTAAACATCGGTATAAGACCTGTGAGATTAATGCAATTAATACCATGATTACTGAAATTGATCCCAAAAACACTTTATTAGATAATTTTAGAAAACAAGACATTCGTTTGTTATAA
- the murQ gene encoding N-acetylmuramic acid 6-phosphate etherase, with protein sequence MNYKKITETASNYDNLEQMDTQFLLENINREDQKVAEAVNLVIPSITKLVDELALRFKKGGRLFYIGAGTSGRLGILDASEIPPTFGMPHERVVGIIAGGDIAIRKAVENAEDNPEQAWLDLKEHQITKDDVLVGIAASGTTPYVIGGINEAKANGILTACITNNPGSPLTQAAAIPIAVNVGPEFVTGSTRMKSGTSQKLVLNMISTALMIKIGRVRGNKMVNMQLSNDKLVDRGTRYLVEALGISYDEAEKLLKIHGSVHDATEAYKVK encoded by the coding sequence ATGAATTATAAAAAAATCACAGAAACAGCTTCAAATTATGATAATTTGGAGCAAATGGATACGCAATTCTTATTGGAAAATATTAATCGTGAAGATCAAAAGGTTGCAGAAGCCGTCAATTTGGTTATTCCTTCTATAACGAAGTTGGTAGATGAACTTGCCTTGCGTTTTAAAAAAGGAGGACGCTTATTTTACATAGGCGCCGGTACTAGCGGAAGATTAGGAATATTAGATGCCTCAGAAATACCACCAACGTTTGGAATGCCTCATGAAAGGGTAGTAGGTATTATTGCTGGTGGTGATATTGCTATACGAAAGGCGGTAGAGAATGCAGAAGATAATCCGGAACAAGCATGGCTAGATCTAAAGGAACATCAAATTACTAAAGATGATGTTTTAGTAGGTATTGCAGCATCAGGAACGACACCTTATGTTATTGGTGGAATTAATGAAGCAAAAGCAAATGGAATCTTAACGGCTTGTATTACTAATAATCCAGGTTCTCCTTTAACTCAAGCAGCAGCTATTCCTATAGCAGTTAATGTTGGTCCAGAGTTTGTAACCGGAAGTACTCGAATGAAGAGTGGTACCTCACAGAAATTAGTGTTGAATATGATTTCTACAGCATTAATGATTAAAATTGGTCGTGTGCGTGGAAATAAAATGGTGAACATGCAACTGAGTAATGATAAGCTTGTGGATAGAGGTACGAGATACCTAGTGGAAGCATTAGGAATTTCATATGACGAAGCAGAAAAGTTACTTAAAATACATGGCTCTGTTCACGATGCTACTGAAGCCTATAAAGTAAAGTAA
- a CDS encoding glycoside hydrolase family 10 protein yields MKKIFLFLLVPLLISCVALKKKLPEREFRGFWVATVVNIDWPKNGNDAIEKQKEDYLKILDFYDKLNFNTAIVQIRTAGDAFYPSDYAPWSQYLTGKQGVAPDTKEDILAWMISETHQRGMEFHAWLNPYRATFDLKTEFLSEQHDYVTHPEWMVKYGKKYYYNPGAPAVQDHMTAIIEEIVKNYSVDAIHFDDYFYPYKITGETFNDAETYNQYKLPQQTLEDWRRSNIDSLIQKANYTIKKEKPWVQFGVSPFGVWKNKATDARGSDTQAGQTTYDDLYANPLLWMQKGWIDYIIPQAYWSISLPVASHKTIMEWWAKNSYSTNLYMGNGPYKIRTNSDKAWDNKRELPNQIKLGRETPKIQGNAFFSAKSLMNEHEDVVNILKRKYYSQIALNPSAPNQTTNKVARPKIERITIADTIIAIQFDSLENFNYGLVFQTKKSKKKQPDLKKLLSLKIAVLPNSVLISKNTIKRKKKIALVFIDKFRQETAPIFINLDQISQYD; encoded by the coding sequence ATGAAAAAAATATTTCTATTTCTATTGGTTCCACTTCTTATCTCCTGTGTTGCGCTGAAAAAAAAGCTGCCAGAAAGAGAATTTAGAGGTTTTTGGGTGGCTACTGTCGTAAATATCGATTGGCCAAAAAACGGAAATGATGCTATAGAAAAGCAAAAAGAAGACTATCTTAAAATTTTAGATTTTTATGATAAGCTAAACTTTAACACAGCCATCGTTCAAATACGAACAGCCGGAGATGCTTTTTATCCCTCTGATTACGCTCCTTGGTCCCAATATTTAACAGGAAAACAGGGTGTCGCACCTGACACCAAGGAAGATATCTTAGCATGGATGATTTCTGAAACACATCAAAGGGGCATGGAATTTCACGCCTGGCTAAACCCCTACAGAGCTACTTTTGATCTTAAAACTGAATTTTTAAGCGAGCAACATGATTACGTAACGCATCCTGAGTGGATGGTGAAATATGGTAAGAAATATTATTACAACCCGGGAGCGCCTGCTGTCCAAGATCACATGACGGCTATTATAGAAGAAATAGTGAAAAATTATTCGGTTGATGCTATTCATTTTGATGATTATTTTTACCCGTACAAAATAACTGGAGAAACTTTTAATGACGCGGAGACTTATAATCAATACAAATTACCACAACAAACCTTAGAGGACTGGAGACGTAGCAATATAGATTCTCTCATTCAGAAAGCAAATTATACCATTAAGAAAGAAAAACCGTGGGTGCAATTTGGCGTAAGTCCGTTTGGTGTATGGAAGAATAAGGCTACAGACGCTAGAGGTTCAGATACTCAAGCAGGGCAAACAACTTATGATGACCTCTATGCCAATCCCTTACTTTGGATGCAGAAAGGCTGGATAGACTACATTATTCCACAGGCTTATTGGAGCATAAGTCTACCTGTAGCATCGCATAAAACTATTATGGAATGGTGGGCAAAAAATAGTTATAGCACGAATCTTTATATGGGTAACGGTCCCTATAAAATTAGAACTAATAGCGATAAAGCATGGGATAATAAAAGAGAACTTCCGAATCAAATAAAATTAGGTCGCGAGACACCCAAAATTCAAGGGAATGCTTTTTTTAGTGCTAAAAGCCTAATGAATGAGCACGAAGATGTGGTAAACATATTAAAACGAAAATACTATAGTCAGATTGCTTTAAACCCAAGTGCTCCTAACCAAACTACAAATAAAGTCGCTCGTCCAAAAATAGAACGTATTACTATCGCAGATACCATAATCGCTATTCAATTTGATAGCCTTGAAAACTTCAACTATGGACTGGTTTTTCAAACAAAAAAAAGCAAAAAAAAACAACCTGATTTGAAAAAACTATTGAGTCTTAAGATTGCTGTATTGCCCAATTCAGTTTTAATTTCCAAAAACACGATAAAAAGGAAAAAGAAAATTGCTTTAGTCTTTATTGACAAATTCAGACAAGAAACAGCACCTATTTTTATAAATTTAGATCAAATATCACAGTATGATTAA